CGCGGCCGCTCCGGATGTCGTCGACGCGCATCCGATCTCGACGTTCCCCGCCGCAACGCAGGATCTTTCCCTCGTCGTCGCCGACGCAACGCCGGCAGGCGACGTGTTGGCCGCTGTGAGAGACGGCGCCGGTGCACTGCTGGAAGATATCCGGCTGATCGACGACTATCGCGGTTCCGGTGTCTCAGACGGAGCCAAGAGCCTGACGTTCGCGCTGCGGTTCAGGGCCGCTGATCGCACGCTCACGGCTGCTGAGGCGAGCGAGGCCAAGTTCGCCGGTGCCGCGCGCGCCGGCGAGTTGTTCGGAGCGAGCATCCGGGAATAGTGCGGCTCGATTCGCGCAGCAGAACCTCCGCGCGCTATGCTCGCGGCATGCTACCGATTCGGCGCACCGCTGTGACACAGGTCTCGTCGACCCGTGCCCTGCGCCGACGCCGCGGCGAGCGCCGAAGCTAGGCGACGCATTCGTACGACCCCGCCGATATCCGGTCTCACAGGGGTCGCGTGGGCGCCGCCGTTCCTCACCGCTTCCGTGCACTCAATAAGGTAGAACCATGACTCTCTCTGTCGCCGTTGCCGGCGCTTCGGGGTACGCCGGGGGAGAACTCCTCCGCATCCTGGCGCAGCATCCCGACTTCCACGTGCGCACCGTCACCGCGCACTCGAACGCCGGGCAATCGCTGGCCGTTCACCAACCCCAGCTACGGTCATTGGCAGACCTCACCCTCGTCGAGACCTCGGCTGAGAACCTTTCCGGCCACGACGTGGTCTTCCTCGCCCTCCCGCACGGGGCGTCCGGCGCCATCACGGCCGCCCTCGATGCAGATCCGGCCAACGCTCACACCCTGATCGTCGACTGCGGGGCCGATCATCGCCTCACCGACCCATCCGACTGGGCGACCTATTACGGCGGCGACTATCACGCGGCGTGGGCCTACGGCGTGCCCGAGCTGCCGACCGTCACAGGCAAGCTACGTGACGGGCTCGCCGGCGCCACGCGCATCGCGGCACCCGGATGCAACGCCAGCGCGGTCTCGCTCGCGATCGCTCCCGGCATCAAAGCGGGGCTGGTCGAGGAGACGGACATCGTCGCCATGCTCGCCGTCGGCCCGTCCGGTGCGGGCAAGAAGCTGGCGCCGATGTATCTGGCCAGTGAGATCATGGGGTCCGCATCACCGTACGCGGTCGGCGGAACGCATCGGCACATCCCGGAGATCCTGCAGAACCTGCGGCTGGCGGGCGCGACCGCGCCGACCGTATCGTTCACCCCGGTGCTGGTGCCGATGGCACGCGGCATCCTCGCCACCGTCAGCGCGCGCATTGTGCCGGGGACCACACCGGAACAACTGCGCGCAGCATGGGAAGACACCTATCGGGGCGAGAGATTCGTACACGTTCTCGAAGAGGGGCGGATGCCGCGCACCGCCGACACCGTCGGCGCGAACACCGCGCTGATCGGCATCGCCGTCGACGAGGCGGTCGGCCGGGTCATTGCCGTTCTGGCATTGGACAATCTGGCCAAAGGCACCGCTGGGGCCGCAATCCAATCGGCGAACATCGCGCTCGGCCTGCCGGAACAATCCGGCCTCAGTGTGGATGGAGTAGCGCCATGAGTGTGACCACGCCAGCAGGATTCGAGGCGAGTGGTGTTTCTGCCGGTCTGAAGACCAGCGGGAAGCCGGACCTTGCCCTGGTGGTGAACCGCGGCCCGCTGCAGTCCGCCGCCATCGTCTTCACCGGCAACCGGGCTAAGGCGAATCCCATTCTGTGGTCTCAGCAGGTCGCCTCCGACGGCGTCGTATCGGCCATCGTGCTCAACTCCGGCGGAGCGAATTGCTTCACCGGCGCAGAGGGCTTCCAGACGACGCACGCCACGGCAGAGGCCGTCGCGGCGGGGCTGGGCACCTCCGCGGGCGACGTGCTGGTCTGCTCGACAGGGTTGATCGGCGAGCAACTCGATCGCGGAAAACTTCTCGACGGCGTCGCAGCGGCGATCGCGGCGCTGCGCCCCGACGGCGGTGCGGATGCAGCTGCAGCAATCATGACGACCGATACCGTCCCGAAGACGGCGACCCATGCGGGGGCCGGGTGGAGCATCGGCGCTATCGCGAAGGGCGCCGGCATGCTGGCGCCGGGGCTCGCAACGATGCTGGTCGTGATCACAACGGACGCCGTGCTGAACGCCCAGCAACTCGACACTGCCCTGCGCGGGGCAACCCGGGTCACCTTCGATCGACTGGACAGCGACGGCTGCATGTCCACGAACGACCAGGTCACGCTGCTGGCCTCAGGAGCTTCAGCTGTTCAACCGGAGCTCGCCGAATTCACGAGCGCGCTCACCGCGGTGTGCGGTTCTCTCGCCGAGCAGTTGCAGGCCGACGCGGAGGGCGCGAGTCACGACATCCGGATCGAAGTTGTCGGCGCGGTCAGCGAGGCCGAGGCCGTCGAGGTCGGGCGCTCAGTCGCCCGCAACAACCTGTTCAAAACGGCGATCTTCGGCAATGACCCGAACTGGGGACGCGTGCTTGCGGCAATCGGCACGACTGCTGCCGAGTTCGATCCGTATCGCGTGGATGTCTCGATGAACGGCGTGCGGGTCTGTCACGACGGTGCCCCGGATGAACCACGCGATCAGGTCGACTTGAAGCCCCGCGCGGTCACCGTGCTGATCGACCTACAGGTCGGGGCCGCACAGGCGACAATTCTGACCAACGACCTCACGCACGACTATGTGCATGAGAACAGCGCGTACGCAAGTTGAACGAGGCGAACGTGGAGGACGCTCAGAACGCCCACAGCGCGCACGAGAACGCGCACCAGAACACGCACAACGTGCCGCAGGAACCAGCCGCCGCGTTCGACCGCTCACAGCTGCACCCAGCCGACAAGGCCGCAACGCTGATCGAATCGCTGCCGTGGCTGAAGCGCTTCCACCACCAGATCATCGTCGTGAAGTTCGGTGGAAACGCCATGGTCAGCCCGGAGTTGCAGAAGGCGTTCGCGGAGGACATGGTCTACCTGCGCTATGCCGGGATCAAACCCGTCGTCGTGCACGGGGGCGGGCCGCAGATTTCGGCCATGCTGCAGCGGCTCGGTATCGAAAGCGAATTCCGTGGCGGCTATCGTGTCACGACGCCTGAGGCGATGGAGGTCGTGCGCATGGTGCTGACCGGCCAGATCAGTCGTGACCTGGTGGGGCACATCAACGAGCACGGCCCGCTCGCGGCCGGGATTTCGGGTGAGGACGCCGGCTTGCTTCTGGCACGAAAACGTTCGGTGGTGATCGACGGCGAGAGCGTCGACCTCGGCCAGGTGGGTGACATCGTCGGGGTGGACCCCGAGGCAGTGCACGCCCAGTTGCGCGCCGGCCGCATCCCGGTGGTCTCATCCATCGCCCCAGACATCGACCATCCAGGCGACTCACTGAACGTGAACGCGGATGCGGCGGCCGCGGCACTCGCGATCGCGCTCGGCGCCGCAAAGCTTGTCATTCTCACCGACGTCGCCGGGCTCTACCGGAATTGGCCGGACCGGGATTCGCTCGTGTCTAAGATCGATCTCGATGACCTTCGCGGGCTCCTGCCCACCCTGGAATCGGGCATGATTCCGAAAATGACGGCCTGTGTGGACGCCGTTGACGGGGGAGTGGCCAAGGCAGCCATTATCGACGGACGGGTGCCGCACTCGATCCTTCTCGAGATCTTCACCCAAAGCGGCATCGGTACGGAGGTAGTTCCAGCGTGAGTGCACAGCAGCTGACAGATCCAACGAAAGATCCGGCGAACGACATAACGAAAAATCGGGTGACAGCACCGCCGACGGCCGACGCCGCGCCGCGGTGGCAGGAGCGCTTCGACGCCTCGATCATGCGCTCACTCGCCATGCCGCAGTTGCTGCTGACGCGCGGTGAAGGCTGCTACGTCTGGGACGGCGACGGCAAAGAATATCTCGACTTCCTTGCCGGGATCGCCGTCAACGCGCTCGGCCACGCGCATCCGGTTCTGGTGGATGCCGTGTCACGCCAAATAGCCACTCTCGCGCACGTCTCCAACTACTTCGCCACTCCGCCGGAATTGGAGCTGGCGGAAAGGCTGGTCCGGTTGACCGGTGCCGTTGACGGCCGCGTGTTCTTCGGCAACTCCGGCGCCGAGGCTAACGAGGCCGCCTTCAAGCTCGCCCGGCTGAACAATGCGGGCGGCACGAAACGACGCATCCTGGCGCTGAACAATTCGTTCCATGGCCGCACCATGGGCTCGATGGCGTTGACCGGCAAACCGCACATGCGCGAACCGTTCGAACCGATGCCAGCCGGCGTCGAGCACATCGACACGACCCTCGACGCATTGGAGGCGGCATTCGATGAGCATGTCGCGGCGCTGTTCGTCGAACCGATCAAGGGTGAGGCAGGTGTGCTCGACCTCCCGGACGGCTTCTTGAAACGAGCGCGCGTTCTGAGCAAGCAATACGGCGCCCTGTTGATCGTGGACGAGATCCAGACCGGTATCGGCCGAACCGGACGGTGGTTCGGTTTTCAGCATGCCGAGATCGTGCCGGACGCGATCACGCTCGCAAAAGGCCTCGCCGGGGGTGTTCCGATCGGAGCGCTTGTGACGTTCGGCCGTGCGTCAGAGTTGTTCAGCGCGGGTCAGCACGGTTCGACGTTCGGCGGCAATCCGCTGGCCACGGCGGCCGGTAACGCTGTGCTCGGTGAGATCGAAAATGCCGAGCTCGTCCAGAATGCCGCCGTGCGCGGCGCAGAGTTGCGCGCACTCATCCGCGGCCTGCACTCACCGCTGGTCGGTGAGTTGCGCGGTGCGGGTCTGCTGGTCGGCATCGGTCTCACGCAGCCGGTCGCCGGCGCTCTTGTGGCTGCTGCCCTCGAACACGGACTCATTGTGAACGCGCCGAACGCGTCCACCATCCGGCTGGCACCGCCGCTGATCATCGGCGACGCCGAGCTTGCGGAGTTCGGCCGACGATTCGCCGCCGCGCTTGCAACGCTCGCACCCTCAGCTCACGACAACTCACTCCAGAAAGCACCCCGATGACACGACACTTCCTGCGCGACGACGACATCACCCCGGCAGAACAGGCGGAGATCCTGGCACTGGCCGCTGAGCTCAAACGCGATCGCTACGCGGTCGCTCCCTTGGCAGGCCCGCAGACCGTCGCTGTGATCTTCGACAAGTCATCGACACGCACCCGGGTGTCATTCGCGGTGGGGATCGCCGATCTGGGCGGTAGCCCGCTGATCATTAGCACCGCGAACAGCCAGCTCGGCGGCAAAGAGACTCCATCGGACACGGCCAGGGTGCTGGAGCGGATGGTCGCGGCGATCGTCTGGCGCACGTATGGTCAGGCCGGGCTCGAGGAGATGGCGCGCGGCACGACCGTGCCGGTCGTCAACGCGCTCTCGGATGATTTCCACCCCTGTCAGCTGCTGGCTGACCTTTTGACGATCACCCAGAAGCGCGGCGCGCTTGCCGGTACGACGATCACCTTCCTCGGCGACGGTGCGTCCAACATGGGCCAGTCGTACGCGCTGGCGGGCGTGACGGCCGGCATGCACGTTCGCATCGCATCTCCGATCGAATATGCGCCGAGCGCAAGCGTGGTCGCCGACGCGGACGCGATCGCCCCGCGAACAGGCGGATCCGTTGCCCTCTACACCGATCCGCTCGAGGCTGTTGCCGGCTCCGACGTCGTGGTGACCGACACGTGGGTCTCGATGGGGCGCGAAGAGGAGAAGGCGCATCGACTCACCGCGTTCGGCGCGTACAAGGTGACGAACGAGCTGATGGCGTTGGCGAAGCCAGATGCGCTGTTCATGCACTGTCTGCCGGCCGATCGCGGCTATGAGGTCGACGCCGACGTGATCGACGGCCCGCAGAGCGTCGTCTGGGACGAGGCGGAGAATCGCCTGCATGCTCAGAAGGCGCTGCTTGTGTGGCTGCTGGCGCAGAACGCACGGAATGCACAGACCGGGGAGGCTGCGGAATGACCGAATTGCCATCGCCGAATCGCGCCGGACAGGCAGGAGCACTCTGGGGAGCCCGGTTCGCCGGCGGACCCTCGCCCGAATTGGCCGCGCTGAGCAAGTCGACGCAGTTCGACTGGCAACTGGCGAAGTACGACATCGCTGGTTCCCAGGCACACGCCCGCGCGTTGGCCGCCGCGGGCTATCTGACTGCGGCGGAACTGTCCGCCATGCACGATGCCTTGGAGCAACTGCGGGCGGATGTCGAGACCGGCGCGTTCGTCGCGCTCGCCTCCGACGAGGACGTGCACGGCGCCCTCGAACGCGGTTTGATCGAACGCGCTGGTGCCCAGCTCGGCGGCAAGCTGCGCGCAGGACGAAGCAGAAACGATCAGATCGCCACCTTGATCCGGCTGTACCTGCGTGATCATGCCGGCGTGATCGCCGACCAGGTGATCAGGCTGATCGACGCTCTTTCGGCGCAGGCCGAAGCGCACCACGGCGCCGTGATGCCGGGGCGCACGCACCTGCAGCACGCGCAGCCGGTGCTGCTGTCCCATCACCTGCTCGCGCACTGCTGGCCGCTGATGCGTGATCTGGAGCGCATCAGCGATTGGGATGGGCGCGCAAACGTTTCACCGTATGGCTCCGGCGCTCTGGCCGGCAGCACACTCGGGCTGGATGCCGCCGCCGTCGCGCACGATCTCGGTTTCACCCGCAGCGTGCAGAATTCCATTGACGGAACTGCCTCGCGTGACATCGTCGCAGAGTTCGCCTTCATCACCGCGCAGATCGGCATCGACCTGTCGCGGTTCGCAGAGGAGATCATCCTCTGGAATACCCGCGAGTTCGGTTTCGTGACGCTCGACGACGGCTACTCCACAGGCTCTTCGATCATGCCGCAGAAGAAGAACCCCGACATCGCCGAATTGGCTCGCGGCAAATCCGGCCGGCTGATCGGCAACCTGACCGGGCTCTTAGCCACCTTGAAGGGGTTGCCGCTGGCGTACAACCGCGATTTGCAGGAGGACAAAGAGCCGGTCTTCGACTCGGTGACGACACTCGAGGTGCTGCTTCCGGCGTTCACCGGCATGGTTGCGACCATGCAGTTTCACACCGAGCGGATGGCACAGCTTGCGCCGACCGGCTTCTCGCTCGCTACGGATGTTGCAGAGTGGCTGGTCAAGCAGCGCGTGCCGTTCCGTGATGCGCACGAGATCACCGGAAGGCTGGTGAAGTTCGCCGAGGAGAACGGGCTCGAGTTGAGTGACGTCGAAGATTCCGCGCTCGCACGCATCTCGCCGCTGTTGACGCCTGAGGTGCGCGGCATCCTCACCGTGGAAGGCTCCGTGGCCAGTCGCGACGGAATCGGAGGAACTGCTCCCGTACGCGTCGCAGAACAGCGAGCCGAGCTGATCGAGCAGCTGCGTGTGCTGGCCGCCGGGTTCGAGGCCGCGCGCGTGGCTCGCAGCCGATGACGACGGCTCCGACGCGCGCAGGGGTCTTCGATCGCGACTTCTTCCAGAATGACGCCGTCACGGTTGCCCCCCAGCTGCTGGGCGCATTGTTGAGTCACGAGAGCGAAGACGGCGTCGTGACGGTGCGGATCACCGAGGTCGAGGCCTACCTCGGTGACGGCACAGATCCCGGTTCGCACGCCTTCCGCGGCAAGACGGCACGCAATGCCGTGATGTTCGGCGAGCCCGGCCACTTCTACGCGTATTTCAGCTATGGCATGCACGTGTGCGGCAACGTCGTGTGCTCGCCGAACGGGCACGCATCCGGAGTTCTGTTGCGCGGTGCAGAGGTGGTCGATGGCATTGAACTCGCCCGTGCACGGCGTGGCCCAAAGGTGCGCGACCGTGATCTGGCCCGCGGCCCGGCACGACTCGTCGTGTCGACCGGGATCGCCTTGACGGACAACGGCGTCGATCTTCTGACGCCGCCGTTCCAACTGCGGATGCCGCCGGCTCCGGTCTCGATCAGCACGGGCCCGCGCACGGGGGTGGGCGGCCCCGGTGGGGGGAGTGCCTATCCGTGGCGGTTCTGGATCACGGGAGACCCGTTCGTTTCGCCGTACAAACGGAGCCCGCGGGCGAGCGAGTAGCGCGCGGTGTCGGCACCCGCGAGCAGCGGGTCGACTACCCGACCACGAAGCGGAACAGCGCCCCGCACGCACACGCCCAGACAAGACTGACGAGCGTGCCGATGATGAACCGCTCGCGCGCTTCCGCAGCGTCGAGTTCCGTGAATCGCCCAACCCCCTTGACAGCGACGATCACAGCCAACGCTTCAGGAAATCCGGCCATGATGGCCGCGGTCGTCGCGAAACGCTCGAAGAGTCCGATCGTGGTTCCGCCGCGCAACACCTCGTGCGGTGCGGCACCGCTCGACGCTTCGGCAGCAGGGACCAGGATGCCGCCGTGGGCGCCGTCCGGCACGCTGCCGCGGGAAGCCATGGCGAGTACGAACAGCACTGCCTGCCCGCCTCCGACCACGGAGACCCCCAGCGCGGCGATGCCAATGAGTGCGGGCAACAGCCAGAACGAATGCGAGTGCGGAAAGCACGACAGGAAAACGGCTGCAGCGAGGGTCGCAGCGGCCGCCATGACGTAGCCGCGCCGCTGAATCCGAGTAGCGAGCACCGACAGGCAGAGACTGGCCAAGATCGCGAGAAGCATGGCCGTCCAATAGGAAAGCGGACCGATGGCATCCACGAGTTCGAGGGGGTTGTTCATGCGGATGCGTCCGTTTCGATGTCGGATTCACTGCCAGGCGGCATGAGTGAACGATGAAGATCGTGCAATAGCTTAGTGAGCGCGGGAATGGACGCGTTCTCCGCCTTGAGCTGCGCTGCTTGAGCGCGCGCGCTCGCGGCCGGGGCGGAAATGGAGAGCTGCGTCGCGGCATCCTGCTGGGTGATCCCGGTTCGCAGCAAGTCGTAGAGTTCCCATCCGGCCGGCGTGCGCCGGGCGCGGAGAATCATCACGAGGTCGATGAGTGCTTCGACGTCGCTCGCATTCACAACGCAGTCGGCAACTCCTTCGGCGCGCAGTGCGAACCGAGTGCGTGCCTTCTTCGCGTTGTCTACGGCATTGCGGGCAGCGAAGAAAGCACCCCCGCTGGCCTCACGTGTCGCGGCCGGCAGCGGGCGTCGCACATCGCCGAGCCCGAGTCCGACGCTCCAGTCGCCGTCGCGGGTGAGTTCGAGGGCGAGTTGCAGTGCGGTCGCCGCGTCATCGGTCAACATCTGGATCTCGTCGCCGGCGTTGCGGTCGGCTGGCAACAGCAACGACGAGCCGTGGTCCCGGTTGATTCGCGCGCGGGCTGCGCCGGCCAAATCCTCATGGGTGCGACTGTCTACCTGATCTGCGGTGATGACGAACATGGGGCCGCCCTTCAAATGATAAGCAACCAACTCTAACATTGATCATATTAGATACGTAGACTTAATCGGGTGCAAGTTAGAGACAGATCATTAACCTATCGATGCAAGGAAGGATCAGCCCGCTGATACTCTTGACCCGTGTCAGACCCGGCCATCCTCGCGCAGCAATCAAACGATCCGACCTTCAGCGATATCTGGGAGGAGATCAACTGGCGTGGCCTCGTGCACGTGTCCACGGACACTGGCGCACTCAGAGAACTCTTGACCGGGGAACCGGTCACGTACTACTGCGGGTTCGACCCAACAGCGCCCAGCCTGCACCTGGGGCACTTGGTGCAGCTGCTGCTGATGCGCCGCCTTCAACTGGCCGGCCATCGTCCGCTCGGACTGGTCGGTGGTTCGACCGGGCTGATCGGCGACCCACGACCCAGTGCAGAACGCACGCTCAA
The Rathayibacter sp. SW19 DNA segment above includes these coding regions:
- the argC gene encoding N-acetyl-gamma-glutamyl-phosphate reductase, with protein sequence MTLSVAVAGASGYAGGELLRILAQHPDFHVRTVTAHSNAGQSLAVHQPQLRSLADLTLVETSAENLSGHDVVFLALPHGASGAITAALDADPANAHTLIVDCGADHRLTDPSDWATYYGGDYHAAWAYGVPELPTVTGKLRDGLAGATRIAAPGCNASAVSLAIAPGIKAGLVEETDIVAMLAVGPSGAGKKLAPMYLASEIMGSASPYAVGGTHRHIPEILQNLRLAGATAPTVSFTPVLVPMARGILATVSARIVPGTTPEQLRAAWEDTYRGERFVHVLEEGRMPRTADTVGANTALIGIAVDEAVGRVIAVLALDNLAKGTAGAAIQSANIALGLPEQSGLSVDGVAP
- the argJ gene encoding bifunctional glutamate N-acetyltransferase/amino-acid acetyltransferase ArgJ, coding for MSVTTPAGFEASGVSAGLKTSGKPDLALVVNRGPLQSAAIVFTGNRAKANPILWSQQVASDGVVSAIVLNSGGANCFTGAEGFQTTHATAEAVAAGLGTSAGDVLVCSTGLIGEQLDRGKLLDGVAAAIAALRPDGGADAAAAIMTTDTVPKTATHAGAGWSIGAIAKGAGMLAPGLATMLVVITTDAVLNAQQLDTALRGATRVTFDRLDSDGCMSTNDQVTLLASGASAVQPELAEFTSALTAVCGSLAEQLQADAEGASHDIRIEVVGAVSEAEAVEVGRSVARNNLFKTAIFGNDPNWGRVLAAIGTTAAEFDPYRVDVSMNGVRVCHDGAPDEPRDQVDLKPRAVTVLIDLQVGAAQATILTNDLTHDYVHENSAYAS
- the argB gene encoding acetylglutamate kinase; translation: MPQEPAAAFDRSQLHPADKAATLIESLPWLKRFHHQIIVVKFGGNAMVSPELQKAFAEDMVYLRYAGIKPVVVHGGGPQISAMLQRLGIESEFRGGYRVTTPEAMEVVRMVLTGQISRDLVGHINEHGPLAAGISGEDAGLLLARKRSVVIDGESVDLGQVGDIVGVDPEAVHAQLRAGRIPVVSSIAPDIDHPGDSLNVNADAAAAALAIALGAAKLVILTDVAGLYRNWPDRDSLVSKIDLDDLRGLLPTLESGMIPKMTACVDAVDGGVAKAAIIDGRVPHSILLEIFTQSGIGTEVVPA
- a CDS encoding acetylornithine transaminase, whose product is MRSLAMPQLLLTRGEGCYVWDGDGKEYLDFLAGIAVNALGHAHPVLVDAVSRQIATLAHVSNYFATPPELELAERLVRLTGAVDGRVFFGNSGAEANEAAFKLARLNNAGGTKRRILALNNSFHGRTMGSMALTGKPHMREPFEPMPAGVEHIDTTLDALEAAFDEHVAALFVEPIKGEAGVLDLPDGFLKRARVLSKQYGALLIVDEIQTGIGRTGRWFGFQHAEIVPDAITLAKGLAGGVPIGALVTFGRASELFSAGQHGSTFGGNPLATAAGNAVLGEIENAELVQNAAVRGAELRALIRGLHSPLVGELRGAGLLVGIGLTQPVAGALVAAALEHGLIVNAPNASTIRLAPPLIIGDAELAEFGRRFAAALATLAPSAHDNSLQKAPR
- the argF gene encoding ornithine carbamoyltransferase, coding for MTRHFLRDDDITPAEQAEILALAAELKRDRYAVAPLAGPQTVAVIFDKSSTRTRVSFAVGIADLGGSPLIISTANSQLGGKETPSDTARVLERMVAAIVWRTYGQAGLEEMARGTTVPVVNALSDDFHPCQLLADLLTITQKRGALAGTTITFLGDGASNMGQSYALAGVTAGMHVRIASPIEYAPSASVVADADAIAPRTGGSVALYTDPLEAVAGSDVVVTDTWVSMGREEEKAHRLTAFGAYKVTNELMALAKPDALFMHCLPADRGYEVDADVIDGPQSVVWDEAENRLHAQKALLVWLLAQNARNAQTGEAAE
- the argH gene encoding argininosuccinate lyase, whose translation is MTELPSPNRAGQAGALWGARFAGGPSPELAALSKSTQFDWQLAKYDIAGSQAHARALAAAGYLTAAELSAMHDALEQLRADVETGAFVALASDEDVHGALERGLIERAGAQLGGKLRAGRSRNDQIATLIRLYLRDHAGVIADQVIRLIDALSAQAEAHHGAVMPGRTHLQHAQPVLLSHHLLAHCWPLMRDLERISDWDGRANVSPYGSGALAGSTLGLDAAAVAHDLGFTRSVQNSIDGTASRDIVAEFAFITAQIGIDLSRFAEEIILWNTREFGFVTLDDGYSTGSSIMPQKKNPDIAELARGKSGRLIGNLTGLLATLKGLPLAYNRDLQEDKEPVFDSVTTLEVLLPAFTGMVATMQFHTERMAQLAPTGFSLATDVAEWLVKQRVPFRDAHEITGRLVKFAEENGLELSDVEDSALARISPLLTPEVRGILTVEGSVASRDGIGGTAPVRVAEQRAELIEQLRVLAAGFEAARVARSR
- a CDS encoding DNA-3-methyladenine glycosylase, producing MTTAPTRAGVFDRDFFQNDAVTVAPQLLGALLSHESEDGVVTVRITEVEAYLGDGTDPGSHAFRGKTARNAVMFGEPGHFYAYFSYGMHVCGNVVCSPNGHASGVLLRGAEVVDGIELARARRGPKVRDRDLARGPARLVVSTGIALTDNGVDLLTPPFQLRMPPAPVSISTGPRTGVGGPGGGSAYPWRFWITGDPFVSPYKRSPRASE
- a CDS encoding DNA-binding protein, whose protein sequence is MFVITADQVDSRTHEDLAGAARARINRDHGSSLLLPADRNAGDEIQMLTDDAATALQLALELTRDGDWSVGLGLGDVRRPLPAATREASGGAFFAARNAVDNAKKARTRFALRAEGVADCVVNASDVEALIDLVMILRARRTPAGWELYDLLRTGITQQDAATQLSISAPAASARAQAAQLKAENASIPALTKLLHDLHRSLMPPGSESDIETDASA